A window of the Longimicrobiaceae bacterium genome harbors these coding sequences:
- a CDS encoding BamA/TamA family outer membrane protein, with product MPSVLSIALLAFQLGTSSAQAAPADAYLDDGARQLVERARNRRSAVEGRIERYTTVARSRISIGLHALRRNRTLYRCEAASRVEWVRGDTIRIDLLGAREAVPMFSREVRAGDDDCGGTFFDPTADRLALALGDGMSLEDSSFLHHPLAQGSERHYRFRSGETTTMRLPDGTVIRLLELEVLPRRSEPFLVRGSLWLEDRNYAVVRAILRMARPFDYDRDARHLADDDNEPDDDDDEVPRILRPLRGDLRFITIEYGLWDQQWWLPRLIALEGEGEAANLLKVGLRMERKYDSYEIAALPADVPLPELPALPPDSLCGGGGDAGEESWEREERRRRAEVRREDRDSSGPGIVRIGCECAGDRCQVVVTRAAVDSTELVASALLPPSIFSAEDPIVTDREMEELLSRVQDIASPPLALAPITWRAGLQGFDLVRYNRVEGLSLGAAANMEMGVASLDATVRLGLADLAPNFEVAATRNTALSRQRLAAYRRLDAVGPGEGMMGFGSSLAAFFLGRDDGDYYRSWGVEVTREPARTADGLQWRLFGELQRPAEKHTDFNLPNTFGEQDFRPNFTAEEAEQVGGQLALTGSIGADPAGWRGQATASLLGSTGSFSFAQPQLTLRGAAPLPFDLLGGLELDGGTTFGTAPVQSHYFLGGGRTVRGYQGSAAIGESFWTARAEIATSAPGARVVLFSDAGWAGDAADVELDPILLSAGVGVSFLDGILRFDLARALREVQGSEGWRFEVQVDAGL from the coding sequence ATGCCTTCCGTTCTTTCCATCGCACTGCTTGCATTCCAGCTCGGTACGTCGTCCGCCCAGGCCGCTCCGGCCGACGCCTATCTAGACGACGGCGCCCGGCAGCTGGTGGAGAGGGCGCGCAATCGTCGTTCGGCGGTCGAGGGGCGGATCGAGCGGTACACCACGGTGGCTCGTAGCCGGATCTCGATCGGCCTCCACGCCCTGCGTCGCAACCGGACACTCTACCGGTGCGAGGCCGCCAGCCGCGTCGAGTGGGTCCGCGGCGATACCATCCGGATCGATCTGCTCGGCGCGCGCGAAGCGGTTCCGATGTTCAGCAGGGAGGTACGCGCAGGCGACGACGACTGCGGCGGTACCTTCTTCGACCCGACCGCCGACCGCCTCGCCCTCGCACTCGGCGATGGAATGAGTCTCGAGGACTCCAGCTTCCTCCATCACCCTCTAGCACAGGGTAGCGAACGGCACTACCGCTTTCGCTCCGGCGAGACGACCACCATGCGCCTGCCGGACGGGACCGTGATCCGTCTGCTGGAGCTGGAGGTGCTTCCGCGTCGGAGCGAGCCGTTTCTGGTGCGCGGTTCGCTCTGGCTCGAGGATCGCAACTACGCGGTCGTACGGGCGATCCTACGTATGGCCCGTCCCTTCGACTACGACCGCGACGCGCGGCACCTCGCGGACGATGACAACGAGCCGGATGATGACGATGACGAGGTACCACGCATCCTGCGGCCTCTTCGGGGCGACCTTCGGTTCATCACCATCGAGTACGGGCTCTGGGACCAACAGTGGTGGCTGCCCAGGTTGATTGCGCTCGAAGGGGAGGGTGAAGCGGCCAACCTCTTGAAGGTTGGTCTGCGGATGGAGCGGAAGTACGACTCTTACGAAATCGCAGCCCTGCCTGCGGACGTGCCTTTGCCAGAGCTGCCCGCGCTGCCACCCGATAGCCTATGCGGGGGTGGTGGCGACGCCGGCGAGGAGTCCTGGGAAAGGGAGGAGCGCCGGCGCCGGGCGGAAGTCAGGCGCGAGGATAGGGACTCGTCCGGCCCGGGGATCGTCCGGATCGGATGTGAGTGCGCTGGGGACCGTTGCCAGGTGGTGGTCACCCGTGCGGCGGTCGACTCCACGGAGCTGGTGGCCAGCGCCTTGCTGCCTCCCTCGATCTTCTCGGCCGAGGATCCGATTGTCACCGACCGGGAGATGGAGGAGCTCCTTTCGCGCGTGCAGGATATCGCAAGCCCTCCGCTGGCGCTCGCCCCGATCACCTGGCGCGCAGGGCTGCAGGGCTTCGATCTGGTTCGCTACAATCGCGTGGAGGGGCTCTCGCTGGGCGCTGCCGCCAACATGGAGATGGGCGTGGCTTCGCTGGACGCCACGGTTCGTCTGGGTCTGGCCGACCTCGCGCCCAACTTCGAGGTCGCGGCTACGCGGAACACGGCGCTGTCGAGACAGCGGCTCGCCGCCTACCGGAGGCTGGACGCGGTCGGCCCCGGTGAAGGGATGATGGGTTTCGGCAGCTCCCTGGCGGCCTTCTTCCTGGGACGCGATGACGGCGATTACTACCGATCCTGGGGCGTGGAGGTGACCCGCGAGCCGGCGCGCACGGCCGACGGTCTGCAATGGCGGCTCTTCGGCGAGCTGCAGCGCCCGGCCGAGAAACATACCGACTTCAACCTGCCTAACACGTTCGGAGAGCAGGATTTCCGTCCCAACTTCACGGCGGAGGAGGCGGAACAGGTCGGCGGGCAACTGGCGCTGACCGGGAGCATCGGCGCCGATCCGGCCGGATGGCGCGGTCAGGCTACGGCTTCTCTTCTCGGCTCCACCGGGAGCTTCAGCTTCGCCCAGCCGCAGCTGACCCTGCGTGGCGCCGCCCCTCTTCCGTTCGATCTGCTGGGAGGGCTCGAGCTGGACGGGGGCACGACCTTCGGTACGGCGCCGGTGCAGAGCCACTACTTCCTCGGCGGCGGCCGGACGGTCCGGGGCTACCAGGGCAGCGCGGCCATCGGGGAGTCGTTCTGGACCGCGCGGGCAGAGATCGCCACCTCCGCGCCGGGTGCGCGCGTGGTCCTCTTCAGCGACGCGGGCTGGGCTGGCGACGCGGCGGACGTGGAGCTGGACCCGATCCTCCTCTCCGCCGGCGTGGGCGTGAGCTTCCTCGACGGAATCCTGCGCTTCGATCTCGCGCGGGCGCTACGGGAAGTGCAGGGGAGTGAAGGGTGGCGATTCGAGGTTCAGGTGGACGCGGGTCTCTGA